A single region of the Leptodactylus fuscus isolate aLepFus1 chromosome 5, aLepFus1.hap2, whole genome shotgun sequence genome encodes:
- the LOC142202515 gene encoding olfactory receptor 6N1-like: protein MFLEKNLTVVPEFFLLGFQTSQGLRFILFCLLLVVYCGTICGNLLIITLVSTSQNLHTPMYFFISQLSISDILLTTDIDPNMLHILLNNGGPITFIGCMTQLYFFCASEVFECLLLTVMSYDRYVAICNPLHYNSIMTSARCVRLAVACWLSGLSSAFVSILMTQMLNFCGPNIIDHFFCDLVPLLEIACSDTFIIKLQDALLSIPAAFIPTIIIVTSYVRIVIVILRIPSSTGRQKAFSTCSSHLIVVSIFYWSLFTVYVVPTGGQSSTISKLLSLLYTVLTPLMNPIIYSLRNTDIKKAVQGKLYKFVIGGH from the coding sequence ATGTTCCTGGAGAAGAATCTGACTGTTGTCCCTGAATTTTTCCTGTTAGGATTTCAGACCAGCCAAGGTTTAAGATTTATTCTGTTCTGTCTTCTCCTGGTGGTTTATTGTgggacaatatgtgggaacctcctgatcatcaccctggtgtccaccagccAGAACCTCcacactccaatgtacttcttcatctcacaactctccatcagtgacatcttgCTGACCACTGATATTGACCCCAACATGCTCCACATTCTCCTGAATAATGGAGGGCCCATTACATTTATTGGTTGTATGACACAGTTGTATTTTTTCTGTGCCTCGGAAGTATTTGAATGTCTTCTCCTCACGGTGATGTCCTATGaccgatatgtggccatctgtaatcctctTCATTACAATTCTATTATGACAAGTGCACGTTGTGTGAGATTGGCCGTCGCCTGCTGGTTGTCAGGTCTGTCCTCGGCATTTGTTAGCATTCTTATGACACAGATGTTGAACTTTTGTGGTCCtaatatcattgaccatttcttctgtgacctTGTCCCCTTGCTGGAAATTGCCTGCTCTGACACCTTCATTATTAAACTTCAAGACGCTTTACTAAGTATCCCAGCAGCCTTTATACCCACCATAATAATCGTTACATCTTATGTTAGAATTGTTATTGTCATCCTAAGGATCCCATctagtactggtagacagaaagccttctccacctgtagctcccacctcattgtggtctccatattctactggTCTCTTTTCACTGTTTATGTTGTTCCAACTGGTGGACAATCATCGACCATCAGTAAACTCctatccctgctatatactgtgcttaCGCCTTTGATGaatcccattatatacagtctgaggaatacaGACATCAAGAAAGCCGTACAGGGAAAACTTTATAAATTTGTCATAGGTGGCCACTGA